A region of Oncorhynchus kisutch isolate 150728-3 linkage group LG29, Okis_V2, whole genome shotgun sequence DNA encodes the following proteins:
- the LOC116358272 gene encoding early nodulin-75-like — MHKPPAEDVWWSETHQRLTRDLPETHQRPTRDPPETYQRLTRDLPETHQRVTRDLPETHQRPTRDPPETHQRPTRDPPETHQRPTRDPPETYQRPTRDLPETHQRPTRDLPETHQRVTRDLPETYQRPTRDLPETHQRPTRDPPETYQRPTRDLPETYQRPTRDPPETHQRPTRDLPETHQRPTRDLPETYQRLTRDLPETYQRPTRESPETYQRPTRDLPETHQRPTRDPPETHQRPTRDLPETHQRPTRDLPETHQRPTRDPPETYRSQVTGLFNDFRVTGIFNDFRVTGLFK, encoded by the coding sequence ATGCACAAGCCGCCTGCTGAGGACGTATGGTGGTCAGAGACCCACCAGAGACTTACCAGAGACCTACCAGAGACCCACCAGAGACCTACCAGAGACCCACCAGAGACCTACCAGAGACTCACCAGAGACCTACCAGAGACCCACCAGAGAGTCACCAGAGACCTACCAGAGACCCACCAGAGACCTACCAGAGACCCACCAGAGACCCACCAGAGACCTACCAGAGACCCACCAGAGACCCACCAGAGACCTACCAGAGACCCACCAGAGACCTACCAGAGACCCACCAGAGACCTACCAGAGACTCACCAGAGACCTACCAGAGACCTACCAGAGACCCACCAGAGAGTCACCAGAGACCTACCAGAGACCTACCAGAGACCCACCAGAGACCTACCAGAGACCCACCAGAGACCCACCAGAGACCCACCAGAGACCTACCAGAGACCCACCAGAGACTTACCAGAGACCTACCAGAGACCTACCAGAGACCCACCAGAGACCCACCAGAGACCCACCAGAGACCTACCAGAGACCCACCAGAGACCCACCAGAGACCTACCAGAGACCTACCAGAGACTCACCAGAGACCTACCAGAGACCTACCAGAGACCCACCAGAGAGTCACCAGAGACTTACCAGAGACCTACCAGAGACCTACCAGAGACCCACCAGAGACCCACCAGAGACCCACCAGAGACCCACCAGAGACCTACCAGAGACCTACCAGAGACACACCAGAGACCCACCAGAGACTTACCAGAGACCCACCAGAGACCCACCAGAGACCCACCAGAGACCTACAGGTCACAGGTCACAGGTCTCTTTAATGATTTCAGAGTCACAGGTATCTTTAATGATTTCAGAGTCACAGGTCTCTTTAAATGA